The Colwellia sp. M166 genome segment AACACTGTCACCTGATTTAAGTGACTTTGGCAGATCAATACGCATCATAGTGCCATTAATCACATAAGGTAAATCTTTACCATTTGAACCTGCCACCTGAGTAATATTGTAGCCGCCGTTGAAGGCCTCTGTTTCAATGGCATTACGTAAACCACTGTAAGTCACTTTTTTATCAGGTGCTGAGCGAGTGGTTTTTGCACCAGCGTTTTCGGCTAATTTATTTTGATCTAATTGCAGCCATAAATAACGTAAGGTATCAGGTGAATTATTGGTGTAATCAATAGTCTCACTGCCTGACAAGGTTTGCTTTTCGTCATTAAGGGTAATGTTAATTTTATAATCTACATCTTGCTGCCAATATTGATGGCCAGGTGCACCAGATGCTGTGCGGTAAGTGTTTGGTGTTGGTAAATTTTCTTCCAATTGACGAAATTTATCGTCACTAATACTGTTTTTTGCTAAGGCTTGGCTACTGGCCACGACACATAGACAAAGTAAGGCTGACTTAATTGAATATTTCATGATTTCCCTGATGAATTAAAAACCTAATGAATTTGATAAAAAACGCCCCCTTATAACATTTTTTAACTTATGAGCGAGTAATATGCGGTGAAATATGCGACAGGTCGCATAAAAAATAGGTTAAATAGTGATTATCGAATATTTATCTGTAAAATCAGAAAGGGTTTTATCGCTTCTGTTGAGTTGGCAATAGAAAAAAGCTTATTTACCGTAACTTTTAAGTCTGTAGCGGTGGCGAATCAAGGCCATCAACTTTATTGCATAAAGTCTTCTAGAAACCACGCAGCGAGCTCATGTCTGCCTTCAATATTGGCTTTGCTATATATGGTAGACGCTTGTTGTCGAACGGTTTTTTCTTTGGTGTTTCTGACGGCACTGATTTCTTTAAAGCTTAAACCTTTCAGTAATAACATCGCTACTTCTTGCTCACTTGGGGTAAGCGACCATTGTAAAAATTGTTTACGAATAACAGCACTGTACTCATGGCGAGCATTTTTCATTTCATCAGAGATATTTCTAAATTTGTCATTAGATATTGATAATGCTTGTTTTAGTCTTATGATATCAGCTGTTCTATTACGTATATCTTTGATGAGAAAAAGTGCACCAATAGCTGATACGAGCACAATGAGACTTTCAGAAAAAATATGCCAGCTAGGCACACCTAAAGAAATATCGGTAAGTACGTCAAAAAAATTTAAAAACATAATAATAAGCAGTATGATTATTATTAACTTATCTCTCATAAAGTCCTCATTTATTAGTGGTATATGCTTGTAATAGACATATGTACCATTAAGAGTATGAAAAAAGTCATTAACACTGACTTATGTCCAATGTTGGTGCATGTCAATATACGTTACTTTACGCCCCAATAGTTGTTCTAACGCAAGTATCTAGAATAAATACTGTTGATAATATAGCTATGACTTAATTTTTATCAGGCTAAAGTTATGGCGTTGCTACCTATAGCTTATTTAGTTTCAGGTTATTAGGTTGTTCAACGACTCATCAGGAAAATTAAGCAGCTAACTATAATTTTTAGTCAGTCCCTAGATAAAAGAGAGGTAAATATGAGTATTAAACGTGAACAAGTTTTTGTTTGGAGCCGTAATATTAGGCTATTTCATTGGGTAAATGTCATCGCAATAACCCTACTTGTTTGTATCGGATTAGTTATTCTCAACGGCAAGCTTTTTGGTGTTAGCACTGATGGTAAAGTACTCTTGAAAACAATACACGTTATTGTCGGCTACGTTTTTGCTATTAATTTACTGTTTAGGTTGTTGCTCGGTTTTATTGGGAAAGCTCATGAACGATGGAATAAAATTTTACCGTTTAACAAAGGTTTTTCTCAAGAGCTAGTTGAGTTTAAACAGCATAAAAATCCAGCTTACAAAGGGCATAATCCGGCAGGAAAATTAATGGTACTTGCCTTGTTCTTGCTTATGTCTACCCAATTAATTTCAGGTTTAGTGATTGCAGGAACTGATATATATTATCCACCATTTGGTCATTACTTTGCTGAAAGCATTGCGATCGATAAGGATAATGTTGCAGAAATTAAGCCTTATTCAAAAGAGAATGTTGATGAAGTGGCTTATAAAAATATGCGAGAAATAAGATCACCCTTTATCACTGCCCATGTTTATGCTTTTTACAGCTTACTATTTTTAATTCCTTTACATATTTTCGGTGTCATTATCGCTGAGCGCAGAGAAAAAACCGCTTTAGTTTCCGCTATGATCACCGGCTATAAGTATTTGCCAAAAAATAAGTCGAAATAAAATGCGGATAACTTTTTATTGAAGCTCGTATTTTAATGATGCGCTGTGAGGATTTTTTACCACAAAAGTTGCGGCTTTAATTTATTAGCTCAGAGTCATTGAGGGCATACTATAAATAACATCATCAGCTCTAAATTGTATACGATGTATTTGATTTAAATA includes the following:
- a CDS encoding LuxR C-terminal-related transcriptional regulator, with translation MRDKLIIIILLIIMFLNFFDVLTDISLGVPSWHIFSESLIVLVSAIGALFLIKDIRNRTADIIRLKQALSISNDKFRNISDEMKNARHEYSAVIRKQFLQWSLTPSEQEVAMLLLKGLSFKEISAVRNTKEKTVRQQASTIYSKANIEGRHELAAWFLEDFMQ
- a CDS encoding cytochrome b/b6 domain-containing protein, which encodes MSIKREQVFVWSRNIRLFHWVNVIAITLLVCIGLVILNGKLFGVSTDGKVLLKTIHVIVGYVFAINLLFRLLLGFIGKAHERWNKILPFNKGFSQELVEFKQHKNPAYKGHNPAGKLMVLALFLLMSTQLISGLVIAGTDIYYPPFGHYFAESIAIDKDNVAEIKPYSKENVDEVAYKNMREIRSPFITAHVYAFYSLLFLIPLHIFGVIIAERREKTALVSAMITGYKYLPKNKSK